The Triticum dicoccoides isolate Atlit2015 ecotype Zavitan chromosome 6A, WEW_v2.0, whole genome shotgun sequence genome has a window encoding:
- the LOC119315537 gene encoding putative E3 ubiquitin-protein ligase SINA-like 6, whose amino-acid sequence MELSKGGHLACADYRVEHPGNQRQCQKCERGGGFDVRNMAVDSVLSSVRVECPHEGCGLYVTYHKLADHQSVCPLAPCKCRVPVCGYEGPLPVLYHHISTAHRMPVHRIQYGKVLQLQVPLSEPRLLLFEEEDRRAFFLVGGMLDIGAPIAVSVVCIRAGASPLPHYVAKLWANGPPGEPEGTTDAVEVEMEVTSSKDPGDVDVQELTFLTVPPKLLAGAKLVSLHIQIDKLTS is encoded by the exons atggagctctctaag ggagggcacctggcctgcgcggactaccgcgtcgagcaccccgggaaccagcggcagtgccagaagtgcgagcgcggcggtggcttcgacgtgcggaacatggcggtggactccgtcctttcgtcggtgagagtggagtgcccgcacgaaggctgtgggctctacgtcacttaccacaagctcgccgatcaccagagcgtgtgtccgctcgcgccttgCAAATGCCGCGTGCCCGTCTGTGGCTACGAAGGCCCGCTGCcagtgctctaccaccacatcagcaccgcgcatcgcatgcccgtgcacaggatccagtacggcaaggtgctccagctgcaagtgccattgtcggagccacgactcttgctgttcgaggaggaggaccgccgcgcgtttttcttggtcggcggcatgcttgacatcggcgcgcctatcgccgtgtcggtcgtctgcatcagagcgggggcgtccccactgccgcactacgtggccaagctgtgggcgaacggcccgccgggggagcctgaaggcacgaccgacgccgtcgaggtggaaatggaggtgacaagcagcaaggatcccggcgacgtggacgtacaggagctgaccttcttgacagttccgcccaagctgctggccggggctaagcttgtgtccctccacattcagattgacaagctcacgtcctaa